The following nucleotide sequence is from Pseudarthrobacter psychrotolerans.
CCAGCGCCTCGCCCGGACCGGGGTCAGGCACGAGGATAGTCTCCACCGAAACCGGGGCGTTCTTCTCCTTGGCGATGACCGCTTTGACCTTGTGAACCATGATTTGTGTTCCTTTCCTGGATCCGGCCGGAGCCGCGGTCCCCTTAAACGGTGATCAGTGACAAACGGTCCCGGTTACGTTCCGGCTCCCCGCTGCAGGTGAACGTCACGCTGCTGGCTTGCACTCTGGATGTGCCAAGGCTGCGGACTGTTTCGCCGAAGACTTCGTCGGGGTCGAGGCGGCGGAGTTCTTCGGCGAGGCAGTCTTTGAGGCTGCGGCGTGGCAGGGAGATGCGTTGGGCGGGTTGTCCGGGCTGGGTGAGTTCGGCGACGGAGAGTCCCGGGCGGAAGAGCTGCACGTCGCCGGTGTGGCGGGTGAGGCGGACGCGGCGGATGCCGGTCCCGGCGGGGTCCGCGACGATGGTCACGGGCGCGTCCAGGGCCAGGGTCAGCCACGCCGCGAGCAGGATCGTGGAGGGGGAATCGGAGGCGCCTTCGACGGCGACGGCGGTGACGGGCGAGGAGTCGACCTGGTCCAGGACCGCGGCGAGCTGGATCCGCCAGTTCGTCAGGCGGGTCCAGGCGAGGTCGGTGTCCCCGGCCTTGTACGTGGCCCGGATGTTCTCCAGTGCTGCCTGCGGGTCGGTTTCGTTGGCGGAGTCGGTGATCCGGCGGTGCGCGATCCGGCCCACGGAGGTTTCGCAGGCGTTCTCCGGTGCCCCGTGCGGCCACCACGCCACGATCGGGGCGTCCGGGAGCAGCAGGGCCGCGACCAGTGACTCGCTTTCGTGCGCGAGCTCGCCGTAGCCGCGGAGCACGATGACCTCGGACGCGCCGGCGTCACCGCCGACCCGGATCTGCGCGTCGAGCCGGTTCGGGGCCTGGGCTCCGGCGTCGGCGAGGACGATGATCCGGCAGGGGTGTTCGCGGCTGGCCTCGTTCGCGGCCTCGATCGCTTCTTCCTCGAGCCCGGACCGGGTCACGACCACCAGGGTCAGGACCCGGCCCAGCGCGATCACCCCGCCCTGCTCACGCAGGGACATGATCTTCTTGGAGACCTTCGAGGTGGTGGTGTCCGGCAAATCTACAATCATGGCCTTCTCCAGGTTCGTCCGTCACGGGCCAGCAGCTCATCGGCCGAGGCAGGGCCCCAGGATCCCGGGGCGTAGGGCTCGGGCTGCTCTGTGAGCCCGGCCCAGTAGTCTTCAAAGGGGTCCAGGATCTTCCAGGACAGCTCCACTTCCGCGTGCCGCGGGAACAGCGGCGGCTCCCCGAGGAGCACATCGAGGATCAGCCGCTCATACGCTTCCGGGCTGGACTCGGTAAAGGAATGCCCGTAGCCGAAGTCCATGGTCACGTCCCGGACTTCCATCTGCGTGCCCGGGACCTTGGACCCGAACCGGATCGTCGCGCCCTCATCGGGCTGGACCCGGATCACCACGGCGTTCTGGCCGAAGTCATCCTCGCCGTGGTCACGGAAGAGCAGGTTCGGGGCGCGTTTGAACACCACCGCGATCTCCGTCACCCGCCTACCCAACCGCTTGCCCGCACGCAGGTAGAACGGCACACCGGCCCACCGCCGGGTATGGATATCCACCCGGATCGCGGCGAACGTCTCGGTCTTCGAATCGGCCGGGATACCCTCTTCCTCCAGGTAGCCCTGGACCTGTTCCCCGCCCTGCCAGCCGCCGGCGAACTGCCCGCGCGCCGAATGGGTCGACAAATCCTCCGGGAGCTTGACCGCGGCCAGGACCTTTTCCTTCTCCGCCCGCAGGTCATCGGCGTTAAAGGAAATAGGCTCCTCCATCGCCGTCAACGCCAGCAGCTGCAGCAGATGGTTCTGGATCACGTCCCGGGCCGCGCCCACCCCGTCGTAATACCCGGCCCGGCCGCCCGTACCGATATCCTCGGCCATCGTGATCTGGACGTGGTCCACATAATTCGCGTTCCACAACGGCTCGAACAACTGGTTAGCGAACCGCAACGCCAGGATGTTCTGCACCGTCTCCTTACCCAGGTAATGATCGATCCGGAACACCGCATCCGGCGGGAACACCGACTCCACAATGTCGTTCAGCGCCCGGGCCGAGTCCAGGTCATGCCCGAACGGCTTCTCGATCACCACCCGCCGCCACTTCTCCCCCTCGGCCTGCGCGAGGCCATGCTTGGAGAGCTGCCGGCAGACCTGCTCAAACGCCTTCGGCGGGATCGAGAGGTAGAACGCGTGATTCCCCCGCGTACCGCGGACCTCATCAAGCCCGGCGATCGTCTCACCCAACCGCTCAAACGAATCATCGTCGTCGAACTCGCCCCGGACAAAACGGATACCCTCCGCGAGCTGGTTCCACACCGCCTCATCAAACGGGGTCCGCGAATACGCTTTCACCGAAGCCTTCACCTCCGCCGCGAACTCCGCATCCGACCACGGACGGCGGCCGAACCCCACCAACGCGAAACTCGGCGGCAACAACCCCCGGTTCGCGAGGTCATACACGGCCGGCATCAGCTTCTTACGGGCAAGATCCCCGGTCACCCCGAAGAGGACCAGTGAGGACGGACCCGCAATCCGGTTCAGACGACGGTCACGCGGATCCCGCAACGGGTTGCGGCCGGACTTCACACTGGAATCAACGTAAGTAACTGACATTGTTGCTTCTAACTTTCGACAAGGCAGTGCGGCAGTCGACCGACGGTCACGAGAGGATCTGCTCGCGGGTCTCCCCATAGGGAACGGTGGTGCTGAGTGCGAGGGTGTACCGGCTGGGATCATGGCGGGTGACCAGAATGCCGGCAAAGCACTGGGGCCTGGCTATTTGCCGGAGCGCGGCCTCTGCATCGTCCAGCAACTCGTAGAGTCGGCCAGGCTCGGTAACGTGGACTTCCAAATGCTCGGCGGTCTGAGTGCGCATGATGAACAGCTTCCTTTCCAGGGATTTGGGTCCCCCGCATTGCGCCAACCCCTCATCCTTGAGGGTGTGATGTGTTCTTGGATCAGATTCAGCACCGAACCTGTACTGCCCGCGGTGATGTTTCTCCGCGGGCAGTATCGGGTAAGACATGGGCTGCAGGCCCTGCAGCCCGGAGGTGGCGTCCCGCGGTTTTTGGGAGTGCGGGACGCCACCGCGTCAATCGGCTAATTATTTGATGGCGGCGCGGAGCTGCTTGGCTGCCAGTGCCGGGTCGGCTGCGCTGTAGATGCCGCCGCCGACGACGGCTACGTCAGCGCCGGCCTTCTGGACTGCTTCGATAGTGGCGAGCTTCACGCCGCCTGCGACGGAGAACGGAACGCGCGCTTCTGCTCCGGCGCGGAGCAGCCCGGTCAGGTCGAAGCCCGGCAGGGCCTGCTCGTCGAGACCGGCGTGCATCTCCACGAACTTGGCACCCAGGGCGCGGGCTTCCTTAGCGCGGGTGACCTTGTCTGCCACACCGATGAGGTCAACCACGATGCCCTTGTTGTGGGCCTTGGCTGCCTTGACGGCGCCGGCGATGGTGGAGTCGTCGGCGGAGCCGAGCACGGTGACCAGGTCGGCGCCGGCCTTGAAAGCAATGTCGGCTTCGAGTTCTCCGGCGTCCATGGTCTTCATGTCAGCGAAGACGATCTTGTCCGGGTGGGCCTTCTTGACGGCGGTGACGGCGGAGAGGCCGGCAGCCTTGATCAAGGGGGTGCCGAGTTCGATGATGTCGACGTACTCAGCGACCTGGCCGGCCAGTTCGAGGGCGGCTTCAGTGGTCAGGACGTCCATAGCAACTTGGAGCTTCATGGTGTTGTTTTCCTTCTGTTGGGAACTGCGGTGGGTGTTGAAAATTGAGCGGGAAATGCGGTGGGTGAAGTTGAGGCTCGGTTATTCGAGGTTGGCGTGCCTGAGCCAGAGTTCCTCGGCCGGCACATCGGTGTTGTCCCACAGCGACTGGAAGAGGGCTTCCGTGGCGAGGAAAAGTACCTGCTCGAAGAGCGACCCCGAGTACTGACGGGAAACGCTGGAGCCGTGGTCGGTCTTCTGGGCCGCGGGAATGATCACCAGCGCGTCGGCGAGGCCGGCGAGCGGCGAACTCGGGTTGGTGGTGAACGCGGCAATCCGCGCCCCGGCCTTCGCCGCTGTTTCCGCAGACTTGACCACGCCCGAGGTCGTTCCCGATCCGGAGGCCACCAGGAGCAGGTCACCGGAACTGATCGCGGGAGTGGTGGTGTCACCGGCCACATGCACATCCAGGCCCAGGTGCATCAGTCTCATCGCGGCCATACGCAGGACCAGGCCGCTTCGGCCCGCACCGGCGACGAACACACGTCCTGGCTGGCTGAGGTGGCGGGCCAGGTCGGCTACCTGCTGCTCGTTGATCTTGGCCGCTGTTTCCGCGATCTCGTCCCTGACGAGAGACAGATTGCGGACAATGTCACCGGTGGTGCTGTATCCGGTGAGAGTTGCATTTGCTGTCGGAGTCACGATTTGTCCCTTCCATTCGGTCGTCGGCCTGTATCGGCCGAACGATGCTTTCTGGTTGACATCCATGATCCCGAAGCAAAAGGGCGGGGGTAACACTGTTTTCTGACGGTTCTAACTACACTTTAGGATTGGGCGTTGCCGCGGGCCGTCCGCTGAGGAAGCGTCCAACGGCCTGGCCCAGGGTCCGGCCAGGCCTGACGAGTGGCTCTGTAGTGAGACCGGTCCGCTGCAGGGGCGGAGGCCTACCGTGCTGAAAGACGCAGTTTTGAAGGATTTATTGCATAGACTCTGAGGAACGAGTTACGTCCTTTCAGTACTGTCCGGACTGCTTGTTGTTGACCCGACCCGTAGCCCATTTTCGGAGCGCAGACTATTGGCCTCGCCGTCCTCATTCCAGTCGCAGATATATCGGTCCTTGCCGGAAATCGAGAGGGCCGATGCGATCGTGGACAGAATTACCAAGGCCATCGGTCTTGGGCTGCTCAAAGTAGGTGAGCGGTTGCCCCCGGAAGCGGCACTCTCGGAAATGTTTGGGGTTGGCGGCGCGACTCTTCGCGAAGCTTTAGGGGAACTGCGCGAGCGGGGAACCGTCGAGACCCGCAGAGGCCGCAGCGGAGGAACCTTCGTCGTCAACCAGCCTCGTACCCAGACCGACGCCATCCGGGATTGGTTCCTCTCAACGTCTATTTCGGAAATACGTGACATCGGAGACGAGCATTCCGCTATAGCAGCCACGACCGTCCGTCTGGCATGTGAGCGCGCGGAAGCACACGACGTCGACCGTCTTCAGGAACTTGCGCGAGCATTGGTTCTGGCCACAACACCCGAATTGCGTGCACCCGCTGACAGCCGCTTCCACATCGAGTTGGCAGTAGCAGCACAGTCACCCAGGCTTACCAATGCAGAAATCCGGCTGCAGGAGGAAACTGTTCAACAGCTATGGACCCCGCTCACGGTTGCGTTTGACCCCGAACAGGCAACCGCTGAACACTTGGAGTTGGTCCGGGCAGTCGCCGAGGACCAACCCGACAAGGCCCAGAAACTGGTACTTGAGCACATCCGGCGAAACATTTTTCATCTGATCGACAAGAAACTCACCCTCGGCTACGCCCAATCAATACAGGATGGTCAATGAAGCCCACCACAGAAGTCGTTCATGCTGCCACGGCCCTCACCTCGTGGATTAGCGGCGTCTGCACGGAGACCGCGAAACTCTCCGGCTCCGTTGCCGCGCTGCTTGAACGAAATCTCGCCGGCAAGTCCACGATCGACAAGGCTGCTCTGTCCGGACTGGACGAACTCTCACGGCAGTTCCTGGCGGAGAACACTATTGCTGTCGGAGCCGGGACCTTCTTCGCTGCGGCATCCGTTGAGGAGGGCGGCCGATCTTGGGAATGGTGGTCCCGCAAGGAATCCGGCGCCGTCGGAAGGCTTGATTTTGACCTGACGCCAGGCAGCAATCGATATTACGACTATGAGAAGTTGCCGTTCTTTTCGACCGCTGCT
It contains:
- a CDS encoding glucose-6-phosphate dehydrogenase assembly protein OpcA, which produces MIVDLPDTTTSKVSKKIMSLREQGGVIALGRVLTLVVVTRSGLEEEAIEAANEASREHPCRIIVLADAGAQAPNRLDAQIRVGGDAGASEVIVLRGYGELAHESESLVAALLLPDAPIVAWWPHGAPENACETSVGRIAHRRITDSANETDPQAALENIRATYKAGDTDLAWTRLTNWRIQLAAVLDQVDSSPVTAVAVEGASDSPSTILLAAWLTLALDAPVTIVADPAGTGIRRVRLTRHTGDVQLFRPGLSVAELTQPGQPAQRISLPRRSLKDCLAEELRRLDPDEVFGETVRSLGTSRVQASSVTFTCSGEPERNRDRLSLITV
- the zwf gene encoding glucose-6-phosphate dehydrogenase — its product is MSVTYVDSSVKSGRNPLRDPRDRRLNRIAGPSSLVLFGVTGDLARKKLMPAVYDLANRGLLPPSFALVGFGRRPWSDAEFAAEVKASVKAYSRTPFDEAVWNQLAEGIRFVRGEFDDDDSFERLGETIAGLDEVRGTRGNHAFYLSIPPKAFEQVCRQLSKHGLAQAEGEKWRRVVIEKPFGHDLDSARALNDIVESVFPPDAVFRIDHYLGKETVQNILALRFANQLFEPLWNANYVDHVQITMAEDIGTGGRAGYYDGVGAARDVIQNHLLQLLALTAMEEPISFNADDLRAEKEKVLAAVKLPEDLSTHSARGQFAGGWQGGEQVQGYLEEEGIPADSKTETFAAIRVDIHTRRWAGVPFYLRAGKRLGRRVTEIAVVFKRAPNLLFRDHGEDDFGQNAVVIRVQPDEGATIRFGSKVPGTQMEVRDVTMDFGYGHSFTESSPEAYERLILDVLLGEPPLFPRHAEVELSWKILDPFEDYWAGLTEQPEPYAPGSWGPASADELLARDGRTWRRP
- the hxlA gene encoding 3-hexulose-6-phosphate synthase, with protein sequence MKLQVAMDVLTTEAALELAGQVAEYVDIIELGTPLIKAAGLSAVTAVKKAHPDKIVFADMKTMDAGELEADIAFKAGADLVTVLGSADDSTIAGAVKAAKAHNKGIVVDLIGVADKVTRAKEARALGAKFVEMHAGLDEQALPGFDLTGLLRAGAEARVPFSVAGGVKLATIEAVQKAGADVAVVGGGIYSAADPALAAKQLRAAIK
- the hxlB gene encoding 6-phospho-3-hexuloisomerase, with protein sequence MTPTANATLTGYSTTGDIVRNLSLVRDEIAETAAKINEQQVADLARHLSQPGRVFVAGAGRSGLVLRMAAMRLMHLGLDVHVAGDTTTPAISSGDLLLVASGSGTTSGVVKSAETAAKAGARIAAFTTNPSSPLAGLADALVIIPAAQKTDHGSSVSRQYSGSLFEQVLFLATEALFQSLWDNTDVPAEELWLRHANLE
- a CDS encoding FCD domain-containing protein is translated as MPEIERADAIVDRITKAIGLGLLKVGERLPPEAALSEMFGVGGATLREALGELRERGTVETRRGRSGGTFVVNQPRTQTDAIRDWFLSTSISEIRDIGDEHSAIAATTVRLACERAEAHDVDRLQELARALVLATTPELRAPADSRFHIELAVAAQSPRLTNAEIRLQEETVQQLWTPLTVAFDPEQATAEHLELVRAVAEDQPDKAQKLVLEHIRRNIFHLIDKKLTLGYAQSIQDGQ
- a CDS encoding cache domain-containing protein — protein: MKPTTEVVHAATALTSWISGVCTETAKLSGSVAALLERNLAGKSTIDKAALSGLDELSRQFLAENTIAVGAGTFFAAASVEEGGRSWEWWSRKESGAVGRLDFDLTPGSNRYYDYEKLPFFSTAASTGEQTFWGPYVDYLGFEEYILTFTAPFSVHGNFAGVAGCDIRVKDLEPLIMPNLRVIPGDAALINASNRVILGNSGRYLVGERIKSGSQDQHRLALDVPHLGLSLIYTA